From Anopheles coluzzii chromosome 3, AcolN3, whole genome shotgun sequence, the proteins below share one genomic window:
- the LOC120959499 gene encoding uncharacterized protein LOC120959499 encodes MNRPTSGHRLVAFLLPLLLAQTAVRIHSLPIPSILDDDSDYDDSYEYDYDIVFDQRQNGTANVHVSVDGVMLALPAPEMPPSASLAGATLLDLFASQLAAAGDGSEDDSSEEAYGTISGSSSSSSTGTSSPSTTTAASLSTTTTTVAPSASPLIASDPFPYQALPANLPASLLGQGLSFFFNPKQGEIPFRLNAGGGSTKPAAAAIPIVITKLDKAPGVRDTESAESNEDSREVEEPAVQQTASKQQGGKRKRKHKRKYKVRVANLLRPLLKRTVLVQ; translated from the exons ATGAATCGACCTACGAGTGGCCATCGATTGGTAGCATTTCTGCTACCACTTTTGCTCGCCCAAACCGCAGTTCGAATCCATTCCCTACCCATCCCGAGCATACTCGACGATGACAGTGATTACGATGATAGCTACGAATACGACTACGACATAGTGTTCGATCAGCGCCAGAACGGAACGGCCAACGTACACGTGTCGGTCGATGGGGTAATGCTAGCGCTCCCCGCACCAGAAATGCCACCGTCCGCTTCGCTTGCCGGGGCGACCCTGCTGGATCTGTTCGCGTCACAGCTTGCAGCGGCCGGTGATGGATCCGAAGACGACAGCTCGGAAGAAGCGTACGGTACCATATCGGGATCGTCCTCTTCTTCCTCCACTGGCACGAGCTCGCCGTCTACGACTACTGCGGCCTCCCTCAGTACTACCACAACGACGGTGGCTCCCTCTGCCAGCCCCTTGATCgctagtgatcccttcccgtATCAAGCATTGCCTGCGAATCTTCCCGCCAGCCTGCTCGGCCAGGGACTGTCGTTCTTTTTCAACCCAAAACAGGGCGAAATTCCGTTCCGTCTTAATGCCGGCGGTGGGTCGACGAaaccggctgctgctgccattccGATCGTGATAACCAAGCTGGACAAAGCGCCCGGCGTGAGGGATACAGAGTCGGCCGAATCGAACGAGGATAGCCGTGAGGTTGAGGAGCCGGCAGTGCAGCAAACGGCCAGCAAACAGCAGGGCGGAAAGAGGAAGCGCAAGCATAAGCGGAA GTACAAGGTGCGCGTGGCCAACCTGCTGAGACCGTTGCTGAAGCGAACTGTTCTTGTACAGTGA